One genomic region from Anticarsia gemmatalis isolate Benzon Research Colony breed Stoneville strain chromosome 7, ilAntGemm2 primary, whole genome shotgun sequence encodes:
- the cad gene encoding caudal type homeobox: MVNYVNPLAMYQGKGGQYGGGWYGWQHQNFEEQQWCAWNGAPAGGEWAPEPHHFPKREPGEREIADMPSPARGDLASPGEGSPGSRPAQPPAPPRSPYEWMKKPNYQTQPNPGKTRTKDKYRVVYSDHQRLELEKEFHYSRYITIRRKAELAVSLGLSERQVKIWFQNRRAKERKQVKKREEVVMKEKGDHASLQHAQLHHATMLHHQQMMNGMMHHHHYHQGVLQGVPEPLVPGVPPVPLL; the protein is encoded by the exons ATGGTGAATTACGTTAATCCGCTCGCCATGTACCAAGGCAAGGGCGGGCAATACGGCGGCGGCTGGTATGGCTGGCAGCATCAGAACTTTGAGGAGCAGCAGTGGTGTGCGTGGAACGGAGCGCCCGCCGGAGGAGAATGGGCGCCGGAGCCTCATCACTTCCCCAAGAGAGAGCCTGGGGAGAGAGAGATCGCGGACATGCCGTCCCCGGCGCGCGGCGACCTCGCCAGCCCGGGGGAGGGCTCGCCGGGCTCGAGGCCAGCGCAGCCGCCGGCCCCGCCGCGCTCGCCATACGAGTGGATGAAGAAACCTAACTACCAGACGCAGCCCAACCCAg GTAAAACGCGCACGAAGGACAAATACCGCGTGGTGTACAGCGATCACCAGCGGCTGGAGCTGGAGAAGGAGTTCCACTACAGTCGGTATATTACTATCCGACGCAAGGCTGAGCTCGCTGTCAGCCTTGGACTATCTGAGCGACAG GTAAAAATTTGGTTCCAAAACCGACGCGCCAAGGAGCGAAAACAGGTGAAAAAGCGGGAGGAAGTAGTCATGAAGGAAAAAGGTGATCACGCGTCGCTCCAACACGCACAATTGCATCACGCGACGATGCTGCACCATCAACAGATGATGAACGGTATGATGCACCACCATCACTATCACCAGGGCGTGCTGCAGGGCGTGCCCGAACCGCTAGTGCCCGGGGTGCCGCCCGTGCCGCTGCTGTGA